From Pusillibacter faecalis, one genomic window encodes:
- a CDS encoding D-alanyl-D-alanine carboxypeptidase family protein: MKKFLAAICAVLALTTTAGAVEVAAPSALLMEKETGAILYAKDEHAKLEPASVTKVMTILLTMEAVDSGVLSYDTMVTASAHACSMGGSQIWLKENEQMTVDEMLKAVCVVSANDCAVALGEAISGSEEAFVERMNQRAKELGMNDTTFQNATGLPAAGHVTSAHDIAIMSRELILNHPDIRQYTTIWMDSLRGGASQLVNTNKLVRFYEGATGLKTGSTDSALYCLSGTAERDGMELIAVIMKDATSAQRFADAQTLLNYGFSTYALKHVAPETPLSPVPVTLGTQATVQPVLGDGGTLLLEKAKAGDLQQTVTLSAGVKAPVALGDQLGMLTVSSGEEVVAEIPLLAGEEVPRITYGQMLLRLLRLALLSD; this comes from the coding sequence ATGAAAAAATTCCTGGCCGCGATTTGCGCTGTATTGGCGCTGACCACCACCGCCGGCGCCGTGGAGGTGGCCGCTCCATCCGCCCTGCTGATGGAAAAGGAGACTGGCGCCATTCTCTACGCCAAGGATGAGCACGCCAAGCTGGAGCCCGCCAGCGTCACCAAGGTGATGACTATTCTCCTGACCATGGAGGCCGTTGACTCCGGCGTTTTGAGCTACGACACCATGGTGACGGCCTCTGCCCACGCCTGCTCCATGGGCGGAAGTCAAATCTGGCTGAAAGAGAACGAGCAGATGACGGTGGATGAGATGCTCAAGGCTGTTTGCGTGGTCAGCGCCAACGACTGCGCCGTGGCGCTGGGCGAGGCCATCTCCGGCAGCGAGGAGGCCTTTGTGGAGCGCATGAACCAGCGGGCCAAGGAGCTGGGCATGAATGACACCACCTTTCAAAACGCCACGGGCCTACCCGCGGCGGGGCATGTCACCTCCGCCCACGATATCGCCATCATGAGCCGGGAGCTGATCCTGAACCACCCGGACATCCGCCAGTATACCACGATCTGGATGGACTCCCTTCGGGGCGGCGCGTCCCAGCTGGTGAACACCAACAAGCTGGTCCGCTTCTATGAGGGAGCCACGGGCCTGAAAACCGGGTCCACGGACAGCGCGCTCTACTGTCTCTCCGGCACGGCGGAGCGTGACGGCATGGAGCTGATCGCGGTGATCATGAAGGACGCCACCTCCGCCCAGCGCTTTGCCGACGCCCAGACCCTGTTGAACTATGGCTTTTCCACCTACGCCCTCAAGCATGTGGCGCCAGAGACGCCGCTGAGCCCTGTGCCTGTGACCCTGGGGACCCAGGCAACGGTCCAGCCGGTGCTGGGAGATGGAGGCACACTGCTGCTGGAAAAGGCCAAGGCGGGCGACCTGCAGCAGACGGTGACACTGTCGGCGGGAGTGAAAGCTCCGGTAGCCCTGGGGGACCAGCTGGGAATGCTGACCGTCAGCTCCGGTGAAGAGGTGGTGGCGGAGATTCCGCTGCTGGCCGGCGAGGAGGTGCCCCGGATCACATACGGCCAGATGCTGCTGCGGCTGCTGCGGCTGGCGCTTTTGTCTGATTGA